The following proteins are co-located in the Silene latifolia isolate original U9 population chromosome 1, ASM4854445v1, whole genome shotgun sequence genome:
- the LOC141611932 gene encoding outer envelope pore protein 21B, chloroplastic isoform X2, with product METSLRYSGDAKALKLHAKQNLLLLSDTFLQVRGELDTKYGGPSYLSAMLRRFYNPPQLAASLGLGVQFDKREKLGYVVRGKLGFPVLSDESVRFNVKGRCDVDKDLKQRKSRGAAEFSWSVFNFQKDQDVRLKIGYDIVDKVPYMQIRENNWTVNADVNGKWNIRYDL from the exons ATGGAGACATCACTTCGTTACAGCGGCGACGCCAAAGCCCTAAAACTTCACGCCAAACAAAACCTTCTCCTTCTTTCTGATACTTTCCTTCAG GTTCGTGGAGAGCTTGATACAAAGTATGGAGGACCAAGTTACTTAAGTGCTATGTTGAGGCGCTTCTATAAC CCACCACAGTTGGCAGCAAGCCTTGGTTTGGGGGTGCAATTTGACAAGCGTGAGAAGCTTGGTTATGTTGTGCGGGGAAAATTGGGATTCCCTGTGTTATCTGACGAATCAGTGAGGTTCAATGTCAAGGGTCGATGTGATGTTGACAAAGATTTAAAGCAG AGAAAATCAAGAGGAGCCGCTGAATTCTCGTGGAGTGTGTTCAATTTTCAAAAGGATCAAGATGTGAGGTTGAAAATTGGCTATGACATTGTTGATAAG GTTCCATACATGCAAATCAGAGAAAACAACTGGACTGTTAACGCTGATGTGAATGGCAAGTGGAATATAAGATATGATTTGTGA
- the LOC141611932 gene encoding outer envelope pore protein 21B, chloroplastic isoform X1 — METSLRYSGDAKALKLHAKQNLLLLSDTFLQVRGELDTKYGGPSYLSAMLRRFYNQPPQLAASLGLGVQFDKREKLGYVVRGKLGFPVLSDESVRFNVKGRCDVDKDLKQRKSRGAAEFSWSVFNFQKDQDVRLKIGYDIVDKVPYMQIRENNWTVNADVNGKWNIRYDL; from the exons ATGGAGACATCACTTCGTTACAGCGGCGACGCCAAAGCCCTAAAACTTCACGCCAAACAAAACCTTCTCCTTCTTTCTGATACTTTCCTTCAG GTTCGTGGAGAGCTTGATACAAAGTATGGAGGACCAAGTTACTTAAGTGCTATGTTGAGGCGCTTCTATAAC CAGCCACCACAGTTGGCAGCAAGCCTTGGTTTGGGGGTGCAATTTGACAAGCGTGAGAAGCTTGGTTATGTTGTGCGGGGAAAATTGGGATTCCCTGTGTTATCTGACGAATCAGTGAGGTTCAATGTCAAGGGTCGATGTGATGTTGACAAAGATTTAAAGCAG AGAAAATCAAGAGGAGCCGCTGAATTCTCGTGGAGTGTGTTCAATTTTCAAAAGGATCAAGATGTGAGGTTGAAAATTGGCTATGACATTGTTGATAAG GTTCCATACATGCAAATCAGAGAAAACAACTGGACTGTTAACGCTGATGTGAATGGCAAGTGGAATATAAGATATGATTTGTGA